The Desulfatitalea tepidiphila genome window below encodes:
- the pcaD gene encoding 3-oxoadipate enol-lactonase, translated as MPLMTIDDAVIHYRWDGPDSGPVVMMSHSLASDMGMWDPQVDPLVASGYRVLRYDHRGHGRSAVTPGPYTIDRLTADAVALMDGLKLDRVHFVGLSMGGMVGQRLGGAHGHRLNSLTLSSTSAHMPPPDLWQERIQVVADQGLSAVADATIERWFTATGQARLTEAVQRIRDAILATAPEGFSACCAAIRDMDLRDDLRSIRVPTLITVGEHDQGTPVAAARFIHERIAGSQLTIIADAAHMLNIEQAEVFNRTLLGFLGVVA; from the coding sequence ATGCCGCTGATGACCATCGACGATGCCGTCATCCACTATCGGTGGGATGGCCCCGACTCGGGACCGGTGGTGATGATGTCCCATTCCCTGGCTTCAGACATGGGTATGTGGGACCCACAGGTCGACCCCCTGGTCGCTTCCGGGTACCGCGTGTTACGCTACGACCATCGCGGCCACGGCCGATCGGCCGTGACGCCCGGCCCGTACACCATCGATCGGTTGACCGCAGACGCCGTGGCACTGATGGACGGATTGAAGCTGGACAGGGTCCATTTCGTGGGACTCTCCATGGGCGGCATGGTCGGTCAACGCCTGGGGGGCGCCCATGGCCACAGGCTAAACTCCTTGACCCTCAGCTCCACCTCGGCCCATATGCCGCCGCCCGATCTCTGGCAGGAACGGATTCAGGTGGTCGCCGACCAGGGCCTGTCCGCAGTGGCCGACGCCACTATCGAGCGCTGGTTCACCGCCACCGGTCAGGCCCGCCTGACCGAGGCGGTCCAACGGATTCGGGACGCCATTTTGGCCACAGCACCGGAGGGTTTTTCCGCCTGTTGTGCCGCAATTCGCGACATGGACCTGCGCGACGACCTCCGGTCGATTCGTGTCCCCACCTTGATTACAGTCGGCGAACACGACCAGGGCACACCGGTGGCTGCGGCACGGTTCATCCACGAGCGTATCGCCGGCTCACAGCTCACCATCATCGCCGATGCGGCCCACATGCTCAATATCGAGCAGGCCGAGGTGTTTAACCGGACGCTTCTCGGCTTTCTCGGCGTTGTGGCATAA
- a CDS encoding HEAT repeat domain-containing protein, translated as MSHTVIQFNGHERLLAKVKGYLHAMDKLIQDGDQAMDLLIKALDVADDETKLKIVLLLGSMGSARAVWPLYRLMTDLNQNDTIRHAAASQLSLVGAMTKDHGALVDNLIADLGYHHAAVRAAAAFALGWEGNQRAVGPLVDALCDVDPEVQQAAVGALANIGDERLFDVLANAMWRSTKEQQRCILYHLSCFKSHHKEVIEICAHYLGQGDADLRYDALVVLDSVCGTQKPLHLYLQCLEDPDQRIREQALVYLAGADRGQLRRKNMDLCVLPLVQDASPVVRQAALRLLNHIGHGPVPV; from the coding sequence ATGAGCCACACCGTCATCCAATTCAATGGACATGAACGCCTGCTTGCAAAGGTAAAGGGCTATCTGCACGCCATGGACAAACTGATTCAAGACGGTGATCAGGCCATGGACCTGCTGATCAAGGCGCTGGATGTCGCCGATGATGAAACCAAACTGAAAATTGTTTTGCTGTTGGGTTCCATGGGCTCTGCCCGGGCCGTCTGGCCGCTCTATCGACTGATGACCGATTTGAACCAGAACGATACGATTCGGCACGCCGCCGCCTCCCAATTGAGCCTGGTGGGCGCCATGACCAAGGACCATGGCGCCCTGGTGGACAACCTCATCGCCGATCTGGGCTATCATCATGCGGCCGTGCGCGCCGCCGCCGCATTTGCCTTGGGATGGGAGGGAAATCAGCGGGCCGTGGGGCCCCTGGTCGACGCCCTCTGCGACGTGGATCCTGAGGTGCAGCAGGCCGCTGTCGGCGCCTTGGCCAATATCGGCGATGAGCGCCTTTTCGACGTTCTGGCCAATGCCATGTGGCGAAGCACCAAGGAGCAGCAACGCTGCATCTTGTATCACCTGAGCTGTTTTAAATCGCACCACAAAGAGGTGATCGAAATCTGTGCCCACTACCTGGGGCAGGGCGATGCCGACCTGCGTTACGATGCCTTGGTGGTGTTGGACTCGGTGTGTGGCACCCAAAAACCGCTGCACCTCTATCTGCAGTGCCTGGAAGATCCGGATCAAAGAATCCGAGAGCAGGCCCTGGTTTACCTGGCCGGCGCCGACAGGGGACAACTGAGACGAAAAAATATGGATCTATGTGTGCTTCCCCTGGTTCAGGATGCCTCTCCCGTCGTTCGACAGGCCGCTTTGCGGCTCCTTAACCACATCGGTCACGGCCCCGTGCCGGTATAG